A part of Tigriopus californicus strain San Diego chromosome 10, Tcal_SD_v2.1, whole genome shotgun sequence genomic DNA contains:
- the LOC131887807 gene encoding peroxidase skpo-1-like, whose translation MAPHVFHGFLASAFFIVLASAGLWRDDAKAKVYSVYEESSYESSYENPPPDYPRVDTTVYPDFQDGSMTGNAQSTYKRVKGPKLRSGKFGYNLAQHQTPWLEYEKDRNSKSSVFFPGNRCQEGRVCQSSDVPYRSVDGSCNNMEHPSFGQAGLPYRRLLPKKRSLVDCGKHTDLPNPRQISQELIERGEYDRNSKVSMMTMAWGQVIDHDIEITPVRETAPGEFLDCCQPQNLDNPDCCPIATPMNDKFYGREGRPRCMPFLRSKLAKPANEHCDQQPDAENSNTAFIDASFVYGSDQERVKSVRSFKDGLLRTSVDTRGRFFPPITVEGQVKMEFGDTRGDVHPAFTMLSTVFLRNHNRLANELKMMHPHWDDEKVYQEARKINIAIVQHITYTNFMDALLGENTVRSSPVALHEDRYNPNVDATISMVFSSAAYRLHTYIAGAFILRNERYDVSNVMRLRDVFHNPLHLLANNTYDDMMRGLCTQSLQDFNNVYSHEMTEWLFPEKEENFGLDIVSLNIQRGRDHMIPGYASYREFCGLGESKTWDKLSDFIPQPLVHKLAMVYKQPEEVDLYVGGNMEKPHMDSLLGPTMHCLVKEQFERLRTGDRFFYTNPGQFTHDQLKTIKTQTLARVLCDNADVHSDLFLPKNMFHIPHAKTNRGFNCMDHMHHPPLNLHAWQ comes from the exons ATGGCTCCCCACGTGTTCCATGGGTTCCTGGCCTCTGCCTTCTTCATCGTCTTGGCCTCGGCTGGACTTTGGCGAGATGATGCCAAGGCCAAAGTCTATTCAGTCTACGAAGAATCTAGCTACGAATCGAGTTACGAAAATCCTCCTCCGGATTATCCTCGTGTGGACACGACAGTGTATCCGGACTTCCAGGACGGTTCAATGACTGGCAACGCCCAATCGACGTACAAACGGGTCAAAGGGCCCAAACTTCGCTCCGGTAAATTCGGTTACAATCTGGCCCAGCATCAGACTCCGTGGCTGGAATATGAGAAGGACCGGAATTCCAAGTCCAGCGTGTTCTTCCCGGGAAATCGTTGCCAAGAAGGACGGGTTTGCCAGTCGAGCGACGTGCCCTATCGAAGCGTTGATGGGAGCTGTAATAATATGGAACATCCGAGCTTCGGACAAGCCGGATTACCTTACAGAAGACTCTTGCCCAAAAAACGCAGCTTGGTCGATTGTGGGAAACACACGGATTTGCCCAATCCACGGCAAATCAGTCAAGAGTTGATCGAGAGGGGAGAATATGACAGGAACTCAAAG GTGAGCATGATGACCATGGCGTGGGGACAAGTCATCGATCATGATATCGAAATCACGCCGGTCCGAGAAACTGCCCCTGGCGAATTTCTAGATTGTTGCCAGCCCCAGAACTTGGACAATCCTGATTGCTGCCCTATCGCAACTCCCATGAATGACAAATTCTATGGCCGCGAGGGACGTCCCAGATGCATGCCTTTCCTACGTTCCAAGCTTGCCAAACCCGCCAATGAACATTGCGACCAACAACCCGATGCCGAAAACTCGAACACCGCATTCATTGATGCATCGTTCGTTTATGGCTCTGATCAAGAGCGTGTCAAATCTGTTCGTAGCTTCAAAGACGGCCTATTGAGAACTTCTGTCGATACCCGTGGACGTTTTTTCCCACCCATCACTGTTGAAGGTCAGGTCAAGATGGAGTTTGGCGATACACGTGGAGATGTTCATCCGGCTTTCACCATGCTAAGTACGGTGTTCTTGCGCAATCACAACCGTCTGGCCAACGAACTCAAGATGATGCATCCGCATTGGGACGATGAGAAAGTGTATCAGGAAGCCCGGAAGATCAATATCGCCATCGTTCAACACATCACCTACACGAACTTTATGGATGCCCTTTTGGGCGAGAATACGGTCCGATCCAGTCCTGTGGCCCTCCATGAAGATCGATATAATCCGAATGTGGATGCTACAATCTCAATGGTGTTTTCTAGTGCTGCCTATCGTCTTCACACCTATATCGCCGGGGCATTCATTTTAAGGAACGAGCGATACGACGTGTCCAATGTCATGAGGCTTCGGGACGTGTTCCATAATCCGCTCCATTTGTTAGCCAATAACACCTACGACGATATGATGCGAGGGCTTTGCACTCAATCCCTGCAAGATTTCAACAATGTTTACTCGCACGAAATGACGGAATGGCTCTTccctgagaaagaagagaactTCGGGCTTGATATCGTGTCCTTGAACATTCAACGTGGACGAGATCACATGATTCCCGGCTATGCCTCCTACAG gGAGTTCTGCGGCTTGGGCGAGTCCAAAACGTGGGATAAGCTTTCCGATTTCATCCCGCAACCACTAGTCCACAAATTAGCGATGGTCTACAAACAACCCGAAGAAGTGGATCTGTATGTGGGTGGAAACATGGAAAAACCTCACATGGATTCTCTTCTCGGGCCAACGATGCATTGTTTGGTCAAGGAACAATTCGAGCGCCTGAGAACCGGAGATCGGTTTTTCTACACAAATCCAGGCCAGTTCACTCATGATCAATTGAAGACCATCAAGACCCAGACCTTGGCCCGGGTGTTGTGCGACAATGCCGACGTACATAGCGACCTGTTCTTGCCCAAGAACATGTTCCACATCCCTCATGCCAAGACGAATCGCGGCTTTAATTGCATGGATCATATGCATCACCCACCATTGAACCTACACGCCTGGCAATAG
- the LOC131889545 gene encoding high mobility group protein 20A-like: protein MDAATSSKAEKIAKTNGDHNAASQVGDDSNKNRGWPKGKKRYLKAPGAPKQPLSGYVHFLNDRRESLRKEQPDISFADISKKLAGEWSTLGAEEKQRYHEKAEQDKERYNKEFSEYQGTEDYKKHLENIERKEKEAKEGGAPPKKKSKKAEKLAASKAAPPPVDDDSRDESNGLDLPIFTEEFLEFNKAREGELRQLKKQVGEMEEQNAVLGKHVETMKSAIGKLEMETNMQNQNSSLILSHVDALKSAVVQSLKGEVPRGEKEPVTMDNVDQFMRKLHKMLVDKSLPKSEALIGHVRGCFAQLNYPQTSISESLKTEL from the coding sequence ATGGATGCGGCCACTTCGTCGAAAGCGGAAAAGATCGCCAAGACCAACGGAGATCACAATGCGGCGTCACAAGTGGGTGACGACTCGAACAAGAATCGAGGCTGGCCCAAGGGCAAGAAACGATATCTGAAGGCACCCGGAGCGCCCAAGCAACCATTGAGTGGATACGTTCACTTCCTCAATGATCGTCGGGAATCTCTCCGGAAAGAACAACCGGATATTTCTTTCGCCGACATCAGTAAGAAGCTCGCCGGAGAATGGTCGACTTTGGGGGCTGAGGAGAAGCAACGCTACCATGAAAAGGCTGAGCAAGACAAGGAGCGATACAACAAGGAGTTCAGCGAGTATCAAGGCACCGAAGACTACAAGAAGCACCTGGAGAACATCGAACGCAAGGAAAAAGAGGCCAAAGAAGGAGGAGCTCCacccaagaagaagagcaagaaggcCGAGAAATTGGCCGCTAGCAAGGCCGCTCCACCCCCAGTGGACGATGACTCGCGGGATGAAAGTAACGGTCTGGACTTACCCATCTTCACGGAGGAGTTCCTGGAGTTCAACAAAGCCCGTGAAGGTGAGCTACGACAACTCAAGAAGCAAGTGGGTGAAATGGAGGAGCAAAACGCGGTTTTGGGCAAGCACGTAGAGACCATGAAATCGGCCATCGGGAAGCTGGAGATGGAGACCAATATGCAAAATCAGAACTCTTCATTAATTCTGTCGCATGTGGACGCTTTGAAATCAGCCGTGGTCCAATCGCTCAAGGGCGAAGTTCCCCGTGGAGAAAAAGAGCCTGTCACCATGGACAATGTGGATCAATTCATGCGCAAATTGCACAAGATGCTAGTGGATAAATCTTTGCCCAAGTCCGAAGCTCTCATTGGACACGTCAGAGGTTGCTTTGCTCAGCTCAACTATCCGCAAACGTCCATCTCCGAATCTCTAAAAACTGAACTCTAA
- the LOC131889544 gene encoding beclin-1-like protein: MASAPVRALSSQSSRLSSRPVSDPEDRLAFFSCQQCMQSIRIHPSFYTMNEHTLAELTLPPVNPMPQFDFERARREADEAGHEIHGLAPPLRLAESHTHGFTFVDEQGDNVSLSRKMRETALLFDMLSESGEVDHPLCEECADNLLESMDQKLRVAEEEAQEYKAYLEKLESETEDDNHIQSLEKELETLENKEKTLREELKTLSEKTTKAEGDLEREMKAKKVIVEQEQKYWKEYSKFNREMLLNEDESKTVDCRLKYTESQLEKLKRLNIYNATFEIWYTDHFGTINGLRLGRSPSKPVDWNEINGAWGHTALLLWCLAKAIQMEPFQRYQLVPFGNFSYLKQLSDEKTLPLYGAGGFRMIFDSKFDHAMVAFLDCLQQFGDEVEKRGFHLPYEMERGKIKDNNTNNWYPIKLQFNSEDSWTKALRYMLTNLKWGLAFVCTKQGLPQDLSKNNSS; the protein is encoded by the coding sequence ATGGCATCCGCCCCCGTGAGAGCCCTATCCTCTCAGTCATCGAGGTTAAGTTCCCGCCCAGTCTCGGATCCCGAGGATAGGCTGGCCTTTTTTTCGTGTCAGCAATGCATGCAATCCATTCGAATCCATCCATCGTTCTACACCATGAATGAGCACACTCTAGCCGAGCTGACCCTGCCCCCCGTGAATCCCATGCCTCAGTTTGATTTCGAGCGGGCTCGTCGGGAGGCGGACGAAGCTGGCCACGAAATCCACGGTTTGGCTCCGCCCCTGCGCTTGGCGGAATCCCATACCCATGGATTCACGTTTGTCGATGAGCAAGGTGATAATGTGAGTCTGAGCCGGAAAATGCGGGAGACGGCCTTACTCTTTGATATGCTCTCTGAATCTGGCGAAGTCGACCATCCGTTGTGCGAGGAATGCGCTGATAATTTACTGGAGTCCATGGACCAGAAGCTCCGGGTAGCTGAGGAAGAAGCTCAAGAGTACAAGGCGTATCTCGAGAAGCTCGAGAGCGAGACCGAGGATGATAATCACATCCAATCGTTGGAAAAGGAGCTGGAAACGTTGGAGAACAAGGAGAAAACGCTCCGTGAAGAGTTGAAGACGCTAAGTGAGAAAACCACCAAGGCGGAAGGTGATCTAGAAAGAGAGATGAAAGCTAAAAAAGTGATCGTGGAACAGGAGCAAAAATATTGGAAGGAATACTCCAAGTTCAACCGCGAAATGCTGCTCAACGAAGACGAGAGCAAAACGGTGGATTGCCGTTTGAAGTACACCGAGAGTCAATTGGAGAAGCTCAAGCGTCTGAACATTTACAATGCCACTTTCGAGATCTGGTATACGGACCATTTCGGGACGATCAACGGCTTGCGCCTGGGTCGATCACCCTCCAAGCCGGTGGATTGGAACGAGATCAACGGGGCCTGGGGACACACGGCCTTACTCTTGTGGTGcttggccaaggccattcAAATGGAGCCCTTCCAACGCTATCAACTTGTGCCCTTTGGGAATTTTTCGTATTTGAAGCAGTTATCCGACGAAAAAACGTTGCCACTCTATGGAGCGGGCGGATTTCGCATGATTTTCGACTCCAAGTTTGACCACGCTATGGTGGCCTTCCTGGATTGTCTTCAGCAATTCGGGGACGAGGTCGAGAAAAGAGGCTTCCATCTGCCTTACGAGATGGAGCGGGGAAAAATCAAGGATAACAACACCAACAATTGGTACCCAATCAAGCTCCAATTCAACTCGGAAGACTCGTGGACCAAGGCGCTAAGGTACATGTTGACCAATTTGAAATGGGGCCTGGCGTTCGTGTGCACGAAGCAGGGGCTCCCCCAAGACTTATCCAAAAACAACTCGTCCTGA
- the LOC131889546 gene encoding exosome complex component RRP41-like — translation MAGYELLSEQNLRLDGRKADELRRIQCKLGVFGQADGSAYLEQGNTKVLAAVYGPHEIYRHGAGGASRPTLTATSNEQAVINCQYSAAVFSSGERKRRPRGDRKSQEMSMHLRQTFQAAIKTELYPRSQIDIYVEILQADGGNYCACVNAATLALIDAGIPMKDYVCACTASLMNDRPVVDINNLESTTGGPELTVAVMAKSGEIVLLEMSQRFHVDHLEKVMDLAMEGCQNIYHILDKEVRAHVSKRGSLLGWEAT, via the coding sequence ATGGCTGGTTATGAACTTCTCTCGGAACAGAATCTTCGTCTGGATGGACGTAAGGCCGATGAGCTCCGACGCATTCAATGCAAGTTGGGCGTGTTTGGTCAAGCCGACGGCTCCGCCTACCTCGAGCAAGGCAACACCAAAGTCCTGGCGGCCGTGTATGGTCCCCACGAGATCTATCGTCATGGAGCGGGCGGCGCGTCACGCCCCACTCTCACAGCCACGTCGAACGAGCAGGCCGTAATCAATTGCCAGTATTCGGCGGCCGTGTTTAGTTCCGGCGAGCGGAAGCGGCGACCCCGCGGAGACCGCAAGTCCCAAGAGATGTCAATGCATTTGCGGCAGACCTTCCAAGCCGCCATCAAGACCGAGTTGTATCCCCGATCTCAGATTGATATCTACGTGGAGATTCTCCAGGCGGATGGCGGGAACTATTGCGCGTGCGTGAATGCCGCAACATTGGCTTTGATTGACGCCGGGATTCCTATGAAGGATTACGTGTGCGCCTGTACGGCTAGTTTGATGAATGATCGACCCGTGGTGGATATCAATAATCTGGAGAGTACGACGGGTGGACCTGAGTTGACGGTGGCCGTGATGGCCAAATCTGGCGAAATTGTGCTGCTCGAAATGTCGCAACGCTTTCACGTAGATCATCTGGAGAAGGTTATGGACCTGGCCATGGAGGGCTGTCAAAATATCTATCACATTTTGGACAAGGAGGTCCGAGCTCACGTTTCTAAACGCGGGTCGCTTTTGGGCTGGGAGGCAACTTGA